Proteins encoded by one window of Enterobacter hormaechei subsp. xiangfangensis:
- a CDS encoding NarK family nitrate/nitrite MFS transporter, with amino-acid sequence MSHSSAPERETGAVITDWRPEDPAFWQQRGHRVASRNLWISVPCLLLAFCVWMLFSAVAVNLPKVGFTFTTDQLFMLTALPSLSGALLRVPYAFMVPVFGGRRWTAFSTGIMIIPCVWLGFAVQDTSTPFSVFVIISLLCGFAGANFASSMANISFFFPKAKQGGALGINGGLGNMGVSVMQLIAPLAISVSIFAAFGGGGVTQPDGSVLFLQNASWIWVPFLVVFTLAAWFFMNDLSASKASLSEQLPVLKRGHLWVMALLYLATFGSFIGFSAGFAMLSKTQFPDVQILQFAFFGPFIGALARSLGGMISDRLGGTRVTLVNFVVMAIFCALLFLTLPAGGEGGNFFAFFGVFMVLFLTAGLGSASTFQMISVIFRKLTMDRVKAQGGSDEQAMREAATDTAAALGFISAIGAIGGFFIPKAFGISLDLTGSPAGAMKVFLVFYIACVVITWLVYGRNTKKNK; translated from the coding sequence ATGAGTCACTCTTCCGCTCCCGAAAGGGAAACTGGTGCCGTTATTACAGACTGGCGTCCAGAGGATCCGGCGTTCTGGCAACAGCGCGGCCACCGTGTAGCAAGTCGTAATCTGTGGATTTCCGTTCCATGTCTGTTACTGGCGTTTTGCGTCTGGATGTTGTTCAGTGCGGTTGCGGTTAACCTGCCAAAAGTGGGCTTTACCTTTACCACCGACCAGCTGTTTATGTTGACCGCGTTGCCGTCGCTTTCAGGCGCACTGCTGCGCGTTCCTTATGCGTTTATGGTGCCGGTCTTTGGTGGTCGTCGCTGGACGGCTTTCAGTACCGGGATCATGATCATACCGTGCGTGTGGCTCGGTTTTGCGGTGCAGGATACCTCCACACCGTTTAGCGTGTTCGTGATTATCTCTCTGCTGTGCGGTTTTGCGGGGGCGAACTTTGCGTCCAGTATGGCAAACATCAGCTTCTTCTTCCCGAAAGCGAAGCAGGGTGGCGCGCTGGGCATTAACGGCGGTCTGGGTAACATGGGCGTGAGCGTGATGCAGCTGATTGCCCCGCTGGCGATCTCTGTCTCCATCTTTGCGGCCTTTGGCGGCGGCGGTGTGACGCAGCCCGACGGTTCCGTGCTGTTCCTGCAAAACGCCTCCTGGATTTGGGTACCGTTCCTGGTGGTCTTTACCCTGGCGGCGTGGTTCTTCATGAACGATCTGTCCGCGTCCAAAGCGTCATTGAGCGAGCAGCTGCCGGTTCTGAAGCGTGGCCACCTGTGGGTGATGGCGCTGCTGTATCTGGCGACCTTCGGCTCGTTCATCGGTTTCTCCGCAGGCTTTGCCATGCTGTCTAAAACCCAGTTCCCGGACGTGCAGATCCTTCAGTTTGCCTTCTTCGGTCCGTTTATCGGCGCGCTGGCACGTTCGCTGGGCGGGATGATCTCCGACCGTCTGGGCGGGACGCGCGTTACGCTGGTGAACTTTGTTGTAATGGCCATCTTCTGTGCGCTGCTGTTCCTGACGCTGCCTGCGGGTGGTGAGGGGGGTAACTTCTTTGCCTTCTTCGGCGTCTTCATGGTGCTGTTCCTGACCGCCGGGCTGGGCAGTGCGTCTACTTTCCAGATGATCTCTGTCATCTTCCGCAAGCTGACCATGGACCGCGTGAAAGCGCAGGGTGGGAGCGACGAGCAGGCAATGCGTGAAGCCGCCACCGATACCGCTGCGGCGCTTGGGTTTATCTCTGCGATAGGCGCGATTGGCGGCTTCTTTATTCCAAAAGCGTTCGGTATCTCACTGGATCTGACCGGCTCACCGGCGGGTGCGATGAAAGTATTCCTCGTCTTCTATATCGCCTGCGTGGTCATCACCTGGCTGGTATATGGCCGTAATACCAAGAAAAACAAGTAA
- the narX gene encoding nitrate/nitrite two-component system sensor histidine kinase NarX: protein MLKRCLSPLTLVNQLALIVLLSTAIGVTGMAISGWLVQGVQGNAHAINEAGSLRMQSYRLLASVPLTQADQPLIDEMERTAFSPELERAAIRDGQQSQLKALQGYWHTQLEPGLKRAEDRETVAQDVAGFVSRIDHLVSSFDRTTELRIDRVVMVHRAMALFMGLLLIFTVIWLRARLLNPWKQLLAMARAVTQRDFTQRTHISGRNEMAMLGEALNTMSAELSESYAVLEQRVQEKTAGLEQKNEILSFLWQANRRLHMQVPLCERLSPVLNGLQNLTLLRDLELRVYDVEDEENHQEFTCQSDISCDDKGCHLCPRGLPPLTTSGTTLKWRLMDSHTQYGILLATLPAGRHLSHDQQQLVDTLVEQLTATLALDRHQEKQQQLIVMEERATIARELHDSIAQSLSCMKMQVSCLQMQDEGMPESSKQLLSQIRNELNTSWVQLRELLTTFRLQLTEPGLRPALESSCQEFSARLGFPVKLDYQLPPRFVPSHQAIHLLQIAREALSNVLKHAEATAVTVTVSCQDNQVKLRVQDNGRGVPENAERTNHYGLIIMRDRAQSLRGDCQVRRGESGGTEVVVTFIPEKPLITAQGENHD from the coding sequence ATGTTAAAAAGATGTTTATCTCCGCTGACGCTGGTTAACCAGCTGGCGCTTATTGTTCTGCTGTCCACCGCTATCGGTGTGACCGGCATGGCTATTTCTGGCTGGCTGGTACAGGGTGTACAGGGTAACGCGCATGCCATCAACGAGGCAGGCTCGCTACGTATGCAGAGTTACCGGCTACTGGCGTCGGTGCCGCTGACGCAGGCTGACCAACCGCTTATCGACGAAATGGAGCGTACCGCATTCAGCCCTGAACTGGAAAGAGCCGCCATCCGTGACGGTCAGCAATCTCAGCTTAAGGCGCTTCAGGGCTACTGGCATACCCAGCTGGAGCCCGGCTTAAAGCGGGCGGAAGACCGGGAAACGGTCGCCCAGGATGTCGCCGGGTTTGTGTCACGCATCGATCATCTTGTCTCCTCATTCGATCGCACCACAGAGTTACGCATTGACCGTGTGGTGATGGTTCACCGCGCAATGGCGCTGTTTATGGGTTTGCTGCTGATTTTCACGGTTATCTGGCTGCGCGCGCGGTTGCTTAACCCCTGGAAACAGCTCCTGGCGATGGCCCGCGCCGTCACACAGCGCGATTTTACCCAGCGCACGCACATCAGCGGGCGCAACGAAATGGCGATGCTTGGCGAGGCGCTCAATACCATGTCGGCAGAGCTATCAGAGAGCTACGCGGTACTGGAACAACGCGTCCAGGAGAAAACCGCCGGGCTTGAGCAAAAAAACGAGATCCTCTCTTTCCTCTGGCAGGCGAACCGTCGCCTGCATATGCAGGTACCGCTTTGCGAACGTCTCTCGCCAGTACTGAACGGCCTGCAAAACCTGACTCTGCTCCGCGATCTTGAGCTTCGGGTTTACGACGTTGAAGATGAGGAAAACCATCAGGAATTTACCTGTCAGTCGGACATCTCCTGCGACGATAAAGGGTGTCATCTGTGCCCGCGCGGCTTGCCGCCGCTTACCACCAGCGGCACGACCCTCAAGTGGCGGCTGATGGACAGCCATACCCAGTACGGTATTTTGCTGGCCACCCTGCCCGCCGGACGTCACCTGAGCCACGACCAGCAGCAGCTGGTCGATACGCTTGTTGAGCAGCTCACGGCCACGCTGGCGCTCGACCGCCACCAGGAGAAACAGCAGCAGCTGATCGTGATGGAGGAGCGTGCCACCATCGCCCGCGAGCTGCACGACTCCATCGCCCAGTCCCTCTCCTGCATGAAGATGCAGGTGAGCTGCCTGCAAATGCAGGACGAAGGCATGCCCGAGAGCAGCAAACAGCTGCTCAGCCAGATCCGCAACGAGCTTAACACCTCGTGGGTTCAGCTTCGCGAGCTGCTGACCACCTTCCGTTTGCAGCTCACCGAGCCGGGGCTGCGCCCTGCGCTGGAGTCCAGCTGTCAGGAGTTTAGTGCCCGGCTGGGCTTCCCGGTGAAGCTGGATTACCAGCTGCCACCGCGTTTTGTCCCCTCTCACCAGGCGATCCATTTGCTGCAAATTGCCCGTGAAGCCCTGAGCAACGTGCTCAAGCATGCCGAGGCGACGGCCGTTACGGTCACCGTCAGCTGCCAGGATAATCAGGTGAAGCTCAGGGTTCAGGATAACGGCCGCGGCGTGCCGGAAAATGCCGAACGAACGAACCATTATGGTTTAATTATCATGCGAGACCGCGCGCAAAGCCTGCGCGGTGATTGCCAGGTTCGCCGGGGAGAGTCAGGTGGCACCGAAGTAGTGGTCACCTTTATACCCGAAAAGCCCCTCATAACTGCTCAAGGAGAAAACCATGACTAA
- a CDS encoding YchO/YchP family invasin, with the protein MTTLKAVSSRIRFLLLLPLFTAGALHGAPKSFVQQAQNPFDNNGDSLPDLGMAQPTTEGEKHLAEMAKAFGEASMTDNGLTAGQQARQFAFGKVRDAVSGEVNEQIESWLSPWGNANVNVLVDDDGNFNGSSGSWFIPWNDNTRYLSWSQLGLTQQTDGLVSNVGIGQRWVAGNWLLGYNTFYDNLLEDNLQRSGLGAEAWGENLRLSANYYQPFAGWQPRSDIREQRMARGYDVTAKAWLPWFHHLNTSVSFEQYFGDNVDLFNSGTGYHNPVAVNLGLNYTPVPLVTLTAAHKQGESGVSQNNLGLKLNYRFGVPLAKQLSAGEVAATRSLRGSRYDSPDRDNLPVMEFRQRKTLSVYLATPPWDLKPGETVMLKLQIRSKHGIRQIHWLGDTQALSLTSPANGNSSDGWSVIMPAWDDSEGAKNAWRLTAVVEDKDGQRVSSNEITLSVVQPLVAMPADDPRWKLLPDE; encoded by the coding sequence TTGACGACGTTGAAGGCTGTATCGTCCCGCATCCGTTTTTTGCTGTTACTCCCCCTTTTTACGGCTGGAGCCCTTCACGGTGCGCCGAAATCCTTCGTGCAGCAGGCGCAGAATCCGTTTGATAATAACGGCGATAGCCTGCCGGATCTCGGTATGGCGCAACCGACCACCGAAGGCGAAAAGCATCTGGCTGAAATGGCAAAGGCCTTCGGTGAAGCCAGTATGACCGATAACGGCCTGACGGCCGGGCAGCAGGCGCGACAGTTCGCGTTTGGCAAAGTGCGGGATGCCGTCAGCGGTGAAGTCAACGAGCAGATTGAATCCTGGCTTTCACCCTGGGGAAACGCCAACGTCAATGTACTGGTGGATGACGACGGCAACTTTAACGGCAGCAGCGGTAGCTGGTTTATCCCCTGGAACGACAACACCCGTTATCTGAGCTGGAGCCAGCTTGGCCTGACGCAGCAGACAGATGGGCTGGTGAGCAATGTCGGGATCGGGCAGCGCTGGGTTGCCGGAAACTGGCTGCTGGGCTACAACACCTTTTACGACAACCTGCTGGAAGACAACCTGCAACGTTCCGGGCTGGGCGCAGAGGCGTGGGGTGAAAACCTGCGCCTGTCGGCCAATTACTACCAGCCGTTCGCTGGCTGGCAGCCGCGTTCCGACATCCGCGAGCAGCGCATGGCGCGCGGGTACGACGTAACGGCCAAAGCCTGGCTTCCCTGGTTTCATCACCTGAACACCAGCGTCAGCTTTGAACAGTATTTTGGCGATAACGTCGATCTGTTTAACAGCGGTACGGGGTATCACAACCCGGTTGCGGTCAACCTGGGGCTGAACTATACCCCCGTACCGCTGGTCACCCTGACGGCTGCCCATAAGCAGGGGGAGAGCGGCGTTAGCCAGAATAACCTCGGGCTGAAGCTCAACTATCGTTTTGGCGTGCCGCTGGCGAAACAGCTTTCCGCCGGGGAAGTGGCGGCGACGCGCTCGCTGCGGGGCAGCCGCTATGATTCACCCGATCGCGATAATCTGCCCGTGATGGAATTCCGTCAGCGCAAAACCCTCTCGGTATATCTGGCCACGCCGCCGTGGGATCTTAAGCCAGGCGAAACCGTGATGCTGAAGCTGCAAATTCGCAGCAAGCACGGTATCCGGCAGATCCACTGGCTGGGTGATACCCAGGCGCTCAGCCTGACCTCACCGGCAAACGGCAACAGCAGCGATGGCTGGAGTGTGATCATGCCTGCATGGGATGATTCAGAAGGGGCGAAAAACGCATGGCGGCTAACGGCCGTGGTGGAAGATAAGGATGGGCAGCGTGTCTCCTCCAATGAGATCACGCTTTCCGTGGTGCAACCGCTCGTCGCAATGCCTGCCGACGATCCACGGTGGAAGTTGCTGCCGGATGAGTAA
- a CDS encoding nitrate reductase produces the protein MTETRTTCPYCGVGCGVVASADGEKVSIRGDETHPANFGRLCVKGSALGETTGLQGRLLRPVVDGREVAWPQALGEAGERLRNIINEWGPQAVAFYASGQLLTEDYYAANKLMKGFIGAANIDTNSRLCMSSAVVGYKRAFGEDVVPCSYEDVENSDLVVLVGSNAAWTHPVLYQRLVQAKHNNPQMKVVVIDPRKTATCDIADLHLALRPGSDAGLFVGLLNLIQGRGEWPIPRVAAFCDLPSDEIGTFYDWFITAPRAITLYTMGINQSSTGSDKCNAIINVHLASGKFNRPGCGPFSLTGQPNAMGGREVGGLANQLAAHMNFEPDDLSRVARFWGTERLAQTPGLMAVELFDAIARGEVKAVWIMGTNPAVSLPDSHAVCQALAACPLVMVSEVMQETDTSRFAHIRFPALGWGEKNGTVTNSERRISRQRAFLPAPGEARPDWWIIARMADQLGYGDAFAWEHPQEIFCEHAALTAFENNGERALNLRELASLSREAWDALAPYQWHAGDFPQRNLVPVDPSSHGAGVDELYPLILNTGRIRDQWHTMTRTGYVPRLMQHIDEPFVEMNATDAARAGLTDGQLARISSPRGVMVARVRISTAQRAGELFAPMHWNAQFARQGKVNALVEGRIDAGSGQPESKQTAVRIMPWLPAWQGELYARELPALPPSVCWWRKASRLTVAGEQPLLSWVRAYASGRGWQLQVAQTGERSSVLAWHHGELMLGYWEGHTLPALAHAFIEEAFAAAPVQLAERHALLHGQRPGEDADPGRIICSCFSVGENTIRKAIAGGCDSAAALGVKLRCGTNCGSCVPELKALLG, from the coding sequence ATGACCGAAACCCGGACAACGTGCCCTTACTGCGGGGTGGGCTGCGGCGTGGTCGCCAGCGCAGACGGTGAAAAGGTGAGCATTCGGGGGGATGAAACTCATCCGGCGAATTTCGGTCGTCTGTGTGTAAAAGGATCTGCCCTCGGGGAAACCACGGGGTTGCAGGGACGCCTGCTGCGCCCGGTGGTCGATGGCCGGGAGGTGGCATGGCCGCAGGCGCTGGGCGAAGCGGGCGAGCGGCTACGGAACATCATCAACGAATGGGGGCCGCAGGCGGTGGCGTTTTATGCCTCCGGCCAGCTGTTGACCGAGGATTACTATGCCGCCAACAAGCTGATGAAAGGCTTTATCGGGGCGGCGAACATTGATACCAACTCGCGGCTGTGCATGTCATCGGCGGTGGTGGGCTACAAACGCGCCTTCGGTGAAGACGTGGTGCCGTGCAGCTACGAGGACGTGGAAAACAGCGATCTGGTGGTACTCGTTGGCTCAAACGCGGCCTGGACGCATCCGGTGCTGTATCAGCGGCTGGTGCAGGCAAAGCACAACAATCCGCAGATGAAAGTGGTCGTGATCGATCCGCGTAAAACCGCCACCTGCGATATAGCCGATCTCCACCTCGCGCTCAGACCCGGCAGCGACGCCGGGCTGTTTGTGGGGTTGCTCAATCTGATTCAGGGGCGGGGCGAGTGGCCGATCCCTCGCGTGGCGGCGTTTTGCGATCTGCCTTCAGACGAGATTGGCACCTTCTACGACTGGTTTATCACCGCGCCACGCGCGATCACGCTCTACACCATGGGGATCAACCAGTCCTCCACCGGCAGCGACAAGTGTAACGCCATCATTAACGTGCATCTTGCCAGCGGGAAGTTCAACCGTCCTGGCTGCGGCCCGTTTTCGCTGACCGGACAGCCAAATGCCATGGGCGGGCGGGAAGTGGGCGGGCTGGCGAATCAGCTGGCGGCGCACATGAACTTCGAGCCGGACGATCTTTCGCGCGTGGCGCGTTTCTGGGGAACGGAACGGCTGGCGCAGACCCCGGGCCTGATGGCGGTGGAATTGTTTGACGCCATTGCGCGCGGCGAGGTGAAGGCGGTGTGGATCATGGGCACCAACCCTGCCGTGTCGCTTCCCGACAGCCACGCGGTGTGTCAGGCTCTGGCAGCCTGCCCGCTGGTCATGGTATCTGAGGTGATGCAGGAGACGGACACCAGCCGGTTTGCCCATATCCGTTTTCCCGCCCTGGGCTGGGGCGAGAAAAACGGCACGGTGACCAATTCTGAACGCCGTATCTCCCGCCAGCGTGCCTTTCTGCCTGCGCCGGGCGAGGCCAGACCGGACTGGTGGATAATCGCCCGGATGGCAGACCAGCTCGGTTATGGCGATGCCTTCGCCTGGGAACACCCTCAGGAGATATTTTGTGAACATGCGGCGCTGACGGCGTTTGAAAATAACGGCGAACGGGCGCTAAACCTGCGCGAACTGGCGTCGCTGTCGCGAGAGGCGTGGGACGCGCTGGCGCCTTATCAGTGGCATGCCGGTGATTTCCCGCAAAGAAATCTTGTACCGGTTGATCCTTCCTCGCATGGGGCAGGCGTCGACGAATTGTACCCCTTGATACTGAATACCGGGCGGATCCGCGATCAGTGGCACACCATGACGCGCACGGGGTATGTTCCGCGCCTGATGCAGCATATTGATGAGCCTTTTGTTGAGATGAACGCAACCGATGCGGCGCGCGCTGGGCTGACTGACGGCCAGCTGGCGCGGATAAGCTCCCCGCGCGGGGTGATGGTTGCCAGAGTACGTATCTCCACCGCGCAGCGTGCGGGCGAGCTGTTTGCGCCGATGCACTGGAACGCGCAATTTGCACGGCAGGGGAAGGTCAATGCGTTGGTAGAAGGGCGGATTGATGCTGGTTCCGGCCAGCCGGAGAGTAAACAAACCGCGGTGAGGATCATGCCCTGGCTACCGGCCTGGCAGGGTGAACTGTATGCCCGCGAGCTGCCAGCGCTGCCGCCGTCGGTCTGCTGGTGGCGTAAAGCCTCACGTCTGACGGTGGCGGGGGAGCAGCCGTTGCTGTCGTGGGTCAGGGCGTACGCCAGCGGTCGGGGCTGGCAGTTACAGGTGGCACAGACGGGAGAACGCAGCAGCGTGCTCGCCTGGCATCACGGCGAGCTGATGCTGGGCTACTGGGAGGGCCATACGCTGCCGGCGCTGGCGCATGCGTTTATTGAAGAAGCCTTTGCTGCTGCACCCGTACAACTCGCTGAACGCCATGCGCTGCTGCACGGACAACGGCCGGGCGAAGATGCCGATCCCGGGCGAATTATCTGTAGCTGCTTCAGCGTGGGTGAAAATACGATACGTAAGGCGATAGCCGGAGGCTGTGATTCTGCCGCAGCGCTGGGCGTGAAGCTGCGCTGCGGCACGAACTGCGGCTCCTGCGTGCCGGAGCTGAAAGCGCTGTTGGGATAA
- the narL gene encoding two-component system response regulator NarL: MTNQEPASILLIDDHPMLRTGVKQLVSMAPDITVVGEASNGEQGIELAESLDPDLILLDLNMPGMNGLETLDKLREKSLSGRVVVFSVSNHEEDVVTALKRGADGYLLKDMEPEDLLKALQQAAAGEMVLSEALTPVLAASLRANRATSDRDVSQLTPRERDILKLIAQGLPNKMIARRLDITESTVKVHVKHMLKKMKLKSRVEAAVWVHQERIF; encoded by the coding sequence ATGACTAATCAGGAACCGGCATCTATCCTGTTGATTGACGATCATCCGATGCTGCGCACTGGCGTTAAACAGCTTGTCAGCATGGCGCCAGATATCACCGTCGTCGGGGAAGCCAGCAACGGCGAACAGGGTATTGAACTTGCCGAATCGCTCGATCCTGATTTGATCTTGCTCGATCTCAACATGCCGGGCATGAATGGCCTGGAAACCCTCGACAAGCTGCGGGAGAAATCCCTCTCTGGCCGGGTGGTGGTCTTCAGCGTCTCAAACCATGAAGAAGACGTGGTCACCGCCCTCAAGCGAGGGGCAGACGGCTATCTGCTGAAAGATATGGAGCCGGAAGATCTGCTCAAGGCGCTGCAACAGGCTGCCGCAGGCGAGATGGTGCTGAGTGAAGCGTTAACGCCGGTACTGGCCGCCAGCCTGCGTGCGAACCGCGCCACGTCTGACCGCGACGTCAGCCAGTTGACACCGCGCGAGCGTGACATTCTGAAGCTGATTGCCCAGGGGCTGCCGAATAAAATGATCGCCCGCCGTCTGGACATCACCGAGAGCACGGTCAAAGTGCATGTCAAACACATGCTGAAAAAAATGAAGTTAAAATCCCGCGTCGAAGCCGCCGTCTGGGTGCATCAGGAGCGCATTTTTTAA